AACTAATACCATGAAATTTTTCTTTCAAAGATAATGGCATCCATTTAATTGTATACCTTACATAAAACTAATTATCAAAAAATGAAAAAGTTTATTACTGCCTATGGTTTTGTGCTTTTGATAATGACCGGCTGCGGATCATCAAAAAACACAAGTAATGACAACAACGGTACATCTTCATTAGATGTGGAATTGAAAGAAAAAAATAGGGCGAATGTTTCTCTACTACAACGTATACGCCAAAAGAGTGGCGTAGTCTTGCAAAACAATGTACCTATAATCAATAAGACCAGTAATTCCTTTGCCTCTGGTGGCAGTCAAGAACCTTTGTACGTTTTAAACAATCAGATAATTGGAAATTCTTTTCATTCGATCAACGAGTTAATAGATAGCTACAATGTGAAGAAAATAGTTATACTATCGGGTGCAGATGCTGCTGGTTATGGTACTCAGGGAGCCAACGGAGTAATCAAAATTACAAGCTATTAGTATTTACTGCAAACTAATATTCATTTGCATATTTGAATCTAGAATAAAGGCACATTCGGTATATTTTGGCGGACCAAACATTTTCATTTTCCCTTTGGAGAATGCTATTTGCTCTTTTGGAATACCCAACATGTTGGTATCTAAATTATTATTTCCGTTAGCATCATGAAATATAGCAATGGCATACTCACCATCGGGCAAATTTTCAATATCAAAAACCGTCTTACCCTTCACAGCCTTTTCAGAACCGGATTTAAATACCTTATCAAACTTTAAAAAGGAACTTTCATCAGTATAAACGGCAAAACAGATATTACCTTCTTCAGAAGTAACCCCATCAATATTTAAACTAATA
The sequence above is a segment of the Maribacter dokdonensis DSW-8 genome. Coding sequences within it:
- a CDS encoding SusC/RagA family TonB-linked outer membrane protein; the encoded protein is MKKFITAYGFVLLIMTGCGSSKNTSNDNNGTSSLDVELKEKNRANVSLLQRIRQKSGVVLQNNVPIINKTSNSFASGGSQEPLYVLNNQIIGNSFHSINELIDSYNVKKIVILSGADAAGYGTQGANGVIKITSY
- a CDS encoding DUF2141 domain-containing protein, producing MIKGNLLVLFVLGLMSTGLFAQHNISLNIDGVTSEEGNICFAVYTDESSFLKFDKVFKSGSEKAVKGKTVFDIENLPDGEYAIAIFHDANGNNNLDTNMLGIPKEQIAFSKGKMKMFGPPKYTECAFILDSNMQMNISLQ